From Aegilops tauschii subsp. strangulata cultivar AL8/78 chromosome 5, Aet v6.0, whole genome shotgun sequence:
ACTCAAGTTTGAGCTTCGCCTTCGTCTTCTCATCCAGAAGATCATACAACCTCGTGGATATCTCCACGATCTTCAAGAGGTGAGCTTCCGTAGCCTCCCACCGGTTCTTCACCTGGACAAAAGAGAAGGTGTGAGATTGATGGCAGGACGCACTATCATCAACTTAGGATGAAGTTCACCACAATGATCCACGTTTCACAACTAATGCGGGTAgccgaaagaaagaaaaaacgaaTGAAACAGAAGCAGAGTGAACTTACAGATGAGGAAGCCTGGCCAGCGGAGATTTCCTCCTGCCTCAGGACATGGCTCTCTGGAGTAGTGTCATCCTGCACAGCCATGGCGGAGAGTGTCAGGGTAGAGAACAGCAAGAGGAGTGGATAGCCTGGAGGCGGATAAAAGGATGAAGGGGATGTGGCTAGGGTTTCAAGATTTCGTCTGGCTTATTCACGTTTCACAACTAAATCAAGTAGCCGAAGgaaagaaaaaaggaaagaaGCAGAAGCAGAGTCAACTTACAGATGAGGAACCCTCGCCAGACTTGATCCCCTCCAGTGTCTGGGCACGGGGTTCCGCAGTAGTGTCCTCCTGCGCAGCCATGGCGGAGAGGGTCAGGATGGAGAGCAGCAAGAGGAATGGATAGCCTGGCGGCGGGCAGAGGGGGGAAGAGGgtgtggctagggtttcgagacCCCGTCCTGCTTAAATAGCCGCAGCCTGGCCTCGGGCTACGAGCCAGAGCGGCGTCACCGGAGGAGACACCTGTCGGACCCTTGGGTTTCCAGAGCGGTGCCACATGGCGTTCACACCCGAATACGAGGAGACACCCGTCGAAACGTTGGGTTTCCGCAATTAACGCACGAACGTGACTCCACGTAAAACACAAGCATGCCTCCCTGAGCATCTTTACCGTGTCACTCCTGGTTATAGATCAACGGATGCATTTGGAGCACAAAGAGACACGAAGGTGACCTCTGACTTGAAATACTGACACACTTGACGGTTCGTGCATTTGCGTTAAAATCTTACAACGAAAACAATTGTAACACAGGCAGTCGTCCGGTTCTATTAGGTTTCCGTAATAATCGCACAATCGTGACTCCGGGTAAGAATAAACCATGCCTCTCCACCGAGTCATTATGAATACAATTAGAAAACCTCTGTGCGTGACTCTATGTAATTAGAAGATCTTTGAGGGCTGTATGCCCGTGCTTGTGACCCTTGACACTGAAACACAGAGTAAACGCCCGTGCCTCTATGCTGTATGCACGTGCTTATGCCCGTACAAGGAAATACGCTTTTAAAAACAGGGTCTCTCGTATAGGCCATTCCGTGCCTCACAGAGTAAACGCCCATGGCTGTGCGTAAGACAAAGGTTAGCGTGACTCTATGTAATACCACCGACCATGCCTTTACGCGCTTCATGCCCGTGCCTGTGATAATTGTGATCTCGCGTAAAACGCAAGCATGCCTCTCTGGGCCTCCATACCGTGCCTCTCCTGGTGTTAGAGTCAACGGAATCATCtggaacacaaagagacacgaacGTAGACACGAACTGTTCTACATGCCTGTGTGGCATGTAGAACAGTGCGTCACAATGCCGAAGGCAGGACCGTGTGTCTGGTACATGACAATGCCAAGCCGTACCGTGTGTCTGGTACGTGACAAGCCGTGACAGGAGCGTTTAAGCAGAATCATTTGCAAAGCAGAGGCACGGCCTTGAATCTTCTATTGACTTAAATGTGAACATGTCTGTGGAAAATTTTGCTGCTCGTAGAGGCAAGATGACTGTAGAACCGTGCTTCCGGCGTCAAACAGATTCTTCTATTGAATGTGTGCCGTAAATAATTAAAACACGGACAGGCATGCCCGTGCCTGGTCTGCGTGTGCAACAGTGCATCTCGTACCTTGAAAGCTGTGGTTCTATTTAATGTTTCAAGCAGTCACCTACCATTGACTTGCTACGAGTAGTACTTAACCTGGGCCCCCCTgtcagaaagaaaaaaagaagaagtaATTAATCTGGACCCCTCCGCTCCCCGTCGTGGGTATTTAAGTCATCTCGTGGATTGACAGGCTATAATCCATTTCTCCAGATCCACCTCAGTGAGCACTGGTCGTGGGCGGCGCCGCCCCAGCAACGGAGGTGGAGATGGAAAGCGCTGCTCGTAGCATCAAGAGGTCGAGAGTGGCGCCACCGGCGACGCTGCTTTCTGGTGGTGTGCTGGTCGTCGGAGGGGATGGAAGCGGCAACCGTGCTCCCTCCCGATCCGATGAGGAAGAAGAGGGATGTCgtgtggaccgcatcagcgatctcgcCGATGGCGTCCTAGGTGAGATCATCTCTCGTGTTCTCATCAAGGATGGCATCCGTACTCGAATCGTCACACGTCGCTGGCGTCCTTTGTGGCCCATCGCTCCTCTGAATCTCGACTGCCGCGAGATCTCTGACTCTCGTCTCTTTAACGATGGTGAAAAAGTTCATATCGAGACCATATCTCATCTGTGCGCCTTCACCAAGGAGCCCATTCGCAAATGCTATTCCGGAACGCGGCTCTGTCGAAATCCTGTTGTCAGTCTTCCGGAATCCATTCTGTCCGGCCATGCTGGCTCGGTTAGCCGCCTCTCTATTCCGGCGTGATACCTACGGTGCAGGCCCTCCACCGTTGGTGCCTGGCTCTGATCCTGGAAGTTGAACAATATCCAGGTTCTTGAGTTCTACTACCTCTTCCCAGAATTTCTGACGCAAGAGGTAACTCTATTGGATCTATGCACTTCAACTACGCCCTCGGCACCGGAGTCCGTGTttcggttttcctcctctctccacaccctCGGCTTTTCTCTTTGCCAAATACCAGACAATTACGTAGGGACGCTTAAGCTACCACTGGTGAAAAGACTCTCGCTTGTGTCTGTTGATATATCATACGCGTCGCTGCAAAGCATAATCCACTCTAGTTGCCCTGCACTTGAGTCTCTCCTGCTTGTTTGCAATAGAGGAGGTCGTTGTGTCACAATAAACTCGTCTAACCTTGTAAGCATTGGCATTTGTTGTCCACACGGAGAACTCATTGTTGAGGATGCCCCTTCGCTTCAACGGTTGACTGTTGATTGTCTGGTTGACGACTGTTCGACAACCGTTGTCTCTGCACCTAAACTGGAGATGTTGGGTGAATTCGTGTTTGTCTCCCTCGAAGTGTCTTGAGGTACTGACTTTCCTTAATACTGGAACAGAGCTGTACTTGTTCCGATGTTTGTTCTATTAATTTGATGGTCTATGTTCTATTCTTCATGCAGAGTCAGGACTTGGAGGTAACCGATGTCTCTGCGTATGAACCGTATCCATGTCGTCTCACGTGTCTTGAGGTATTGTGTTTTTATGATACTTCCAGCTTAACTTTATTTGTGAGGAAACACGTTTTATTTCATCCAACCTTTATGCTATTAGTTTTGTGATCCATCTTCTGTTAATTTTTATCAAGGTTTTGAAGGCAGTCAGTCTAACAACAATGCGTCAATCTGTCAAGACCTTGCTTATCTACATGTATTATAAGGTGGACACCATCGTTGaattgctgcaatgctttccaaaACTGGAGAACTTGTTTGTCGAGGTGATGATATTCAGAAATTTGCATACTGTAGTACTCGTTCCTTTTTGAAATGCTTGTCTTAATTTTGACTGAAATTGATGCACCCATATCTACACATGATTTATTGTTGTATACATCCATATATCGACAAGTCTATGTCTAACTTCTTGTTACGGAGGTGGTAGAACTAATTGTTTCATTTGGTTTTTTGATGGTCTGTATCTCTTTTTATAGACGCTAAGTATTTTCAACCTATCATTTATATTTTAGGGATCGTTGATTTCTCATGGTGAAAAAAACAAATGGCGTTGTAAGTACCGGCAGTTTCTCAGACATCACGACGTTTGTCTGAAGACAGTATCGCTGGAAGATTATGTTCGCTCTGGGAGTTACGCTGAATTTGCGACGTTCTTTGTTCTTAGTGCAAAGGATCTGGAGACCATGACCATTAAGTTTACCTCCCCTCCCACAGAGTTCACGGGAGTATTTTACGAAAATCAACAAAGGGTTCTGGAGTGGCATAGAAGGGCTTCTAAACGTGCACGTCTTAGATTATCATCAAGTTGCAACCACGCGCGTCCGCATTTAAGAAAGAGGAGTGTTGAATACCTGGATTTGACGGTTCCGTTCAGGTGTAGATGCTGAAATCAGGCCTTGTGTTAGTTGTCCAGGTGTATGGAGTTATTTGTTGTTGCGTTCTTTTGAGCTTGGGTTTTATGTAAACTTTATCAGACAACCGTTGTAGTCTTTGCACCGTGTGTAGGCTTGTCTGTTTTTGTGTTGCGTGCAGTCATGAAGGAAATGTGTGGTTTTGCGGCTTTGTACGGGCCGAAGGACCATAAAATGCTGTGGCACCAAGGTTAAGAGACATAAAGTAGATTTAATGTTTCAGTGGAGAGATGCGCGCTGCATGTGTAACCGTGTTGTGTTGTATGTACGACGGTGCCTGTCTTATATATGTACCTGTCATGCACACAATGCATGCACAACCGTGCCTGTGTTGCAGGTAGAGCGGTGCTTCTCGGATGTACCTGTCATACACACTGAGGAGCTGCAGTTGAGCCTTGCACTGATGGAGCTGCATTTGAGCCGCTGCACTGTTTCTGGTCCTCGTACTGTGGTTATAAAAAACGGCTTGTAAGTTTATTTGGTGCAGTTGTAGAAACAAAGCAAATGTAAGCATAACAAATTTTGCTTGTTTAGGTATTTTTATTACTCAGCTGGGAAAATATTATAAGGGCGATAGGTTTGTTTGTAAATGTTTGCAGCCCTTTCTTTATGAAGTTGGATGGTGTAACAATACAACCACGTGTCTCTGCTGCGACACATGAGAGATGAAAAGAGCTAAAAGCATAGAGAGCCACCACAACGGTGAACCAAACCTGTTTTGCGGGGCGTTATGTAGTGCTTCTAGTTACCGCACAACCGAGTTTCTACTCAACGGGCCACACCGAAATGCGTCTCGAGGATTCTATCCGTGACACTGCAGACTCACAACCATGCTTTTGACCTTGTCCTGGCATCGTGATGTTCGTTCTCTGCTTGAATAACGTGCCTTCCATAGCCACCCTACTGTGCGCGTAGCAAAGAAGAACGCCAGCTGATAAAGTGCTTTTTCTACTACTAAAAGTGTGGCCCTTGTTGCATGACTTCATGCGTTTGACAGTGGCTCTTTGGTACAGAACCATGGTTGCAGAGAGTTCTTGCTCGTGCTTTTAAGGACAGTGTCTCTCGGATCGGTCATTGATTGCCTCACAAAGTAAACAGTGAGGGTTCACATCTGAATCCAATTCTGTTATGTTTCTGCAGTAAACGCACGAACGTGAGTCTACCTAATACTCAAGTATGCCTCCATGGGCTTCTCGTCCGTGCCTCTGTGTCTAAACGAGTCGACGGAATCATTCGGAAAACAGACGCAAGCGAacatgactctatataataccacaTGATGCCTTTGTCGATTTGATGCCCGTGTCTACGACCCTTATCACCAAAATACAGAAAGTCACAAACGCACATAACCGTGGCTGCAGAGACTTCAAGCCCGTTTAGCTAATGAAATGTACGGTTTGCACAATAAACGAATGAACGTGACTCTGCCTAATACTAAAGTATGCCTCCATGGGCTTCTCGTCGTGCCTCTTCCAGATCCAGCGAACACTGGTCGTAGGCGGCGCCACCGCAGCAATGGAGGTGAAGATGGAATGCGCTGCTCGTGGTGTGCCACCAAGAGGTCCAGAGTGTCTCCGCCGGTGACGCCGCCTTCTCGTGGTGTGCTTGTCATCGGAGCGAAAGGAAGCGGCGACCGTGCTCCCTCTCGATCCGTGAGCATGACTCCATGTAATACCACCGACCATGCCTCTGAGCGTTTTATGCCTGTGCCTATGACCCTTAACACTGAAACACAGACATCCACGATGTCCACGCCTTTATCGAACAATATACGTAACATCAAGAAAGAAGCGTGACGCAGCTCAATAAGGAACCGTGTCCGTAGGGAGTCCACATCGGTTCTTTTAAATCGAAggaaataaatttaaaaaaaaggCTATCTCACATAGGTCATTCCATGCCTCACAGAGTAAACGCAACGACCATGCCTTTGAGCGTTTTATGCCCGTGCCTGTGACCCGAAACACCAAAACAAAGAAAGGCATGAACGTCCACGCCTTCGTGAGTGCACAAGACATGACTGTAGCTGGTACAAAGAACCTTGGCTGCAGAGACTTCACGTCCGTGTTATTAAAAACAGCGTCTCTCGAATGGGCCATTACGTTAATGTTCACATCTGTAAGTTACTGACCACACGAGGTAACGCAAGACAAAATAAGAAACTTTCAGTGCACTGCTTAGTAGCTTCAGATATGACGATCAGGGTCGCTGCTGTCTACTTAGTCCGGCGAGACTTCTTTTTTTGTTGCTCGGTGCGAAGTTCCTCTATCTGTTTTTTCAACGTATGATTCCAGCTTCAGCTAGTCGCGCTGAAGGACGAGCTGTGCTTTGTCATTCATAAGACGTGCAATGGTGGCTTTGTTCTCCTCGTCCAACTTCGTGGCTCTCTCCAGGAGATCCTCGAGCATGTTCTGCACCTGGACAAAGCAAAAGGTGTCAGATTGATGGCAGGATGCACCCTGATCAACTTTGGAGGAAGCTCGCCACAATAATCCACGTTTCACAACTAAATCAAGTAGCGGATAGAAAGAAAAAATGGATGAAGCGGAAGTAGAGAGAACTTACAGATGAGATAGCCTCGACAGCCGAGATCTGCCGAGTAGTGTCATCCTGCATAGCCATGGCTGAGAGTGTCAGGATAGAGAACAACAAGAGGTGTGGATGGCCTGGAGGCAGACAAAAAGTAGGAAGGGGATGTGGCTAGGGTTTTGAGATTCCATCTGGCTTATTCACGTTTCACAACTAAATCAAGTCGCCGACGGAAAGGTAAAACGAATGAAGCGGAAGCAGAGTGAACTTACAGATGAGGAACGCTTGCCATTCTTGATCTCATCCAGTGTCTGGACAAGGGGTTCCGCAGTAGTCTCCTCCTGACCAGCCATGGTGGAGAGGGTCAGGATAGAGAGCAGCAAGAGGAATGGATGGCCTGGCGGCGGGCAGAGGGGGGAAGAGTgtgtggctagggtttcgagacTCCGTCCGACTTAAATAGCCGGAGCTGGCCTCGGGCGACGAGCCAGAGCGGCGTCACGGGAGGAGACGCTCATCggacccttgggtttccggagcggGGCCACGTGTCGTTCACACCCGAATAGGAGGAGACGCTCGTCGAAACGTTGGGTTTCCGCAATCAATACACGAACGTGGCTCTGCGTAAAACACAAGCATGCCTCCCCTGGCATCCCGACCGTGGCTCTCCTGGTGACGCAAACAAACACGAAGGTGACTCTAGATAATTACAGGTCATGCGTTTGTGGGCTTGACAACCGTGCCTGTGACCTGAAACACTGACACACAGAAAGTCGACTTCATGCGTAAAGGACCGTGACGGTACTAAACATATAAAGTCGCCTTCGTGCATTTGAGTTGAAATCTTACAACGAAAACAATTGTAACAACGACAGTCCCCCGATTCTATTGGGTTTCCGTAATAACGCATAAACGTGACTCCGGGTAAGAACAAACCATGCCTCCGTAGGCTTGACGTCTGTGCCTCTCCGACTGACCGAGTCCATCGACTCATTCTGAATACAATTAGAAAACCTCTGTGCGTGACTCTATATAATTAGAAATCCTTTGAGGGTTGTATGCCCGTGCTTGTGACCCTTGACACTGAAACACATATAGTAACGAACGTCGACGCCTTTATCAAGAAAGAAGCGTGACGCAACTCAGTACGGAACCGTGTCTGTATGGACTTCATGTCTATGCTTTTAAATACAAGGAAATAAGCTTTTACAATCAGCGTCTCTCATATAGGCAATTCTGTGCTTCATAGAGTAAACGCCCGTGGCTGTGCGTAAGACAAAGGTTCGGTTCCGTGGGCTAGCCGCCCGTGCATCTTCGTCTGATCGAGTCTCACAGGCGAGCATGACTCTGTGTAATACCATCGACCATGCGCAATAAACGCATGATTGTGACCTTGCCTAATACTAAAGTATGCCTCCATGGGCTGCTCGTCCGTGCTTCTCCGTCTGAACGAGTCGACTGAATCATTCGGAACACAAACACAAGTGAACATGACTCTATTTAATAGCACACGATGCCTTTGTGGATTTGACGCCCGTGGCTGTGACCCTAATGACTGAAACACTAAAACACAAAGAGTGCAGGCCCGTGCTTTTAAAAAACGTGCAACAGCGGTGACATCTGCAATTATGTCCCTGCACTGTGCCTAATCGTACCTCATGTGCATAACCGTGCTTGCGATGCATGTCCAACCATACTTCATGTGCCTTCACGCGGTGCTTCTGTGATGCAAAGATTTCAAATACAACGGGTCACGGTTGTGTTTGCGTTTCTGTTTTACAAATGGATATAGTGCCTGGCAGTAGGTTCCCGGTGTTTCCTGTGAAAGAGTTACGTCTTTACGTGCTACTGAAGCACGTGGAATCACGGGCGTGCCTATGTGGCATGTAGAACAGTGCGCATCGTATCACTTCACGGCCGTTGTGTGGTTCGTGGCAAACCGTGCGTTTGCCATGGTCGTGCCTGTGTGACAGGTAGAACAGTGCGTCTCGAATCACTTTTCTACGAAGGCATGATCGTCTGTGTGTTTGCTGACAAACCGTGGTTCACTGGATCATTCGGAACACAAAGCTAGCACAAGCGAACATGACTATATAATACCACACGATGCCTTTGCGGATTTGACGCCCGTGCCCGTGACCCTTATCACTGAAACACAGAAAGTCACAAATGTACATAGCCGTGGCTGCAGAGACTTGAAGCCCTTTTAGTTAATGAAATGTATGGCATGAGCAAAAGACCGTTTAGCCATCGATCGAAATACCGAGTTCGCTGTTGGCAAGGTTACAGATTGAGCAAAAAAGGTATGGGCATTGTTTCACCACACCTACGTAAATTCCAAACCGGAAAGTGGCGGCAACATCtcactccagcactgttttcagCACTTACAAGTGAATGGATCCTTTAAATCCAGGTGGTCGACACATGCGTGCCTTAGATCCAAGTTCTCGTGGTTGCAACTTGGCGACAACCTAAGGCAAGCATGTTTAGAAGCCTTTTTGTCCCACTGAAGCACGTCTTGTTGCTGTTTGTAGAATTCTTCCGTGAAGTCTTCCTAAAGAAGAAACTGGATCCTCATAGTCTGCAGCTGTGCTGCGTTGAGAATAAAGAATGTCGCAAATCGAATGCTTTTCTCGCATTGAACATAGCTTTCCAGCGTCAGTGACTTCAAACGGACGTCATGATGGTGCTTGCAAGAACAGTCGTTCGCAAGACTTTC
This genomic window contains:
- the LOC141023158 gene encoding F-box/LRR-repeat protein At5g02910-like, translated to MESAARSIKRSRVAPPATLLSGGVLVVGGDGSGNRAPSRSDEEEEGCRVDRISDLADGVLGEIISRVLIKDGIRTRIVTRRWRPLWPIAPLNLDCREISDSRLFNDGEKVHIETISHLCAFTKEPIRKCYSGTRLCRNPVVSLPESILSGHAGSVLEFYYLFPEFLTQESQDLEVERCFSDVPVIHTEELQLSLALMELHLSRCTVSGPRTVVIKNGL